In Saccharomyces eubayanus strain FM1318 chromosome X, whole genome shotgun sequence, the genomic window CCGGTTGAAAATTTCGATCTTAACAGATACGTTAAAACGAAATTGTCGAGCGTTGCGTTGCCAACAACAACTTTTCGCGAAAACGAgcgaaaatttttcaggcCGGGGATGAAAATctatataaataaacaataatgcGTGCTATATTTAAAATGAGTGCATCCGCCTAAGTACAAACCTGAAGATTTGAAGCTGCAAACAGCTGCCAAGCGTCAcgtattttgaaaatgtcaACAAGGGCTTCTTAAtttctatatatgtataaaaAAGTGGGGTATATGTGTGGGGTACATGTAAATATGGAGAAACAAAGTAGTCACTGGAGAAAAAGGACCCTTgtgaaggaaaaaaaataaaaacgaaCTTAATGAAGGAGGGGGAAAGAAGAGTTAACGTAAGCGTCTTGTAAGGCTAAGCCAAGGGTTCGACATTTTCAGCGTATTCGCCTTCGTAGTTGCCTGCAGGGTTGTAACTACAGATGACGTAGTCACCCCATGCACCACCACAGGTCTTGATCCCACAACCGACTTGTGTGGTAGACTTCCAGACGACTTGGGTGAAATGACCAGTGTTGCCCGAGAAACCTGGGTTCGAGAAATCATAGTCGGAGATCTCGTTATACCAAGCATCAACGGCGCCTGGACCATCGTAACCCAGGGCCAAGTTTTCACCATATGAGCCACCGGAATGAGTTAAAGTACCTGAACAGTCGTAGTTGTCGGCATAATCTTGAGCGTAAGTAGCCAATGTATCAGACCATGTTAAGGCTGGRGTGTCCTTTTGCAAAGctctcttcttgttgtgTTCAGCCAAGACGGATGAGGCAAAATCTGATAAGTTGTCATTTGAAGTAGAGGCAGAGGTGGTGGCAGCGGTTTGGGAAGTGGACATGGTTGTAGCTGGTGTAGAAGTGCTGGTGGCTTTTGCTTGCGATGAAGGTGATGCCAACGAGGTGGTTGAGCTTGTAGACTTGCTTTTAACCTGGGCAAAGTTCTGCAAAACAGACGAAGCTGCTTTAGAATCGCTGGAAGCAGAAGCGATAGGAGGAGCAACTAAAGCTGTGGCGGTGGAGGTTGGGTTGGCAGTAGCAGAAGCAGCGCCCAACGTTTCGTAAGTGGTGAGAGTCTGGCCGTTTTTAACGTAGACCACGCCTTGCACAGTCACCACAGCAGCAGCATGGGCGTGTTCAGTGACAGTGACAACGGCGGGAGCAGCGAGAGCGGTCGAGGCCAAAGCAGATGTTAAGAgcgatatttttgaaagtttcaTAGTTGGTCAGTTACTGAAATACGAAAGAGGGAAGCGTGCGAGCGGCTTAGATAAAAGAGCGGATTAGGAGAGCTTACAGTGTAGCAATAAACTTCACAGCAATgagaaat contains:
- the PRY1 gene encoding sterol-binding protein, giving the protein MKLSKISLLTSALASTALAAPAVVTVTEHAHAAAVVTVQGVVYVKNGQTLTTYETLGAASATANPTSTATALVAPPIASASSDSKAASSVLQNFAQVKSKSTSSTTSLASPSSQAKATSTSTPATTMSTSQTAATTSASTSNDNLSDFASSVLAEHNKKRALQKDTPALTWSDTLATYAQDYADNYDCSGTLTHSGGSYGENLALGYDGPGAVDAWYNEISDYDFSNPGFSGNTGHFTQVVWKSTTQVGCGIKTCGGAWGDYVICSYNPAGNYEGEYAENVEPLA